Genomic window (Microcaecilia unicolor chromosome 8, aMicUni1.1, whole genome shotgun sequence):
ggccaatcagagcccagtcaacaagttttaaaagtatactgctcacagtattgCAGATTTACTTCttcactaaggggtcttttactaaagcttagctcaagttatctgcagcagggcccattttattcctctgggccctgctgcaaataactctagctaagctttagtgaaagaccccctaagtgaaactaaaagagggcatgcacttttctacaacagctttaacataatacatgcaccatctgctggccaaactagagaaatgacCTTCAAGAGTTAATAAtggcaattttacaggtttaaaatacATAGTTCTGTCACAATGATATATTAGCTGCATAATATATTATCAGACTTTTTTCAAGTGGGCACTTGAAGGCCGAACTTGAGAACCACAGTAAAACACCAGTGCCTGGAAGAACCAAAGTTAGCGCCTCCTGCAGGCATTGAAGGCTAACATCAGAGATACCATGCCTCACTGTAACAGATATTAGGGCACTGTCCTCCAtgccaatgtttcctctaagtaggggcgtagccagacttcggcgggaggggggtccagagcccgaggtgagggggcacattttagctcccccccagcgccgccgacccccccccccccgccaccaccaccaccaacaactgacccccctgccgccgaccctctcgacccccctcccaccgccaaccctcccccgccgtgtaggacatcagactcacagaaacagaacgaagccttgcgccagaagaagaggacctcagctagcaggggttggggtcccccgccagcaaaggtaggcgacggtggcggcgggggagggttggtggcagggggggtcgaaagggtcatcagcaggggggtccagggccaaatctacggggacccaggccccacgtagctatgccactggctctaAGGAGAGCACATGAatgattgctcatacattttaggagagttgctcacagattttacatggttgttcacaaaaatgtttttaaaacttgttgctcacatgaaaaaaaaaattgcacacaccaggccactccttcaaGGAAACATTGCTCCAGGCCAGCCATTTCATAATATCTGTTCTAAAACATGAGCTTTTATGCAGCATTTCTTACTTACCACATTCAACCACTTCATCTTCACATGTCCACTGATACCTGCCCATTTTCGGGCTGCAGCCTGCCAGCTCTGCCATCTCATAGCAGCAGTCATGTTTGTGGCAACACCTGTGGGTGTGAGAAGGAATGATAACAGCAATTAGATCATGTCCCAGGGCAGATTTTCCAATGGGTGATAAGATAACACAAACACGACAGAGAGTCTGTTTCTTTCTCTGGTGTTTAGATATTGAGTAAGAGTCTGGTTACCCCGTTCACTTAATGTCAACCAACTGGCTCCACATTTTCAGAATTGGCTGACAGAAGCCTAGTTGTACCCTAGTGCATGCAGGGAAATGTAGTTCTATTTTCCTTTGAGACCTCAATGGTAAATTAGTGCTAGGATTCTATGTAAAAGCCAGCCTGGATCAGCTGGTCCTGAGAAAGCTAAAACCATTTAGTTGGGGATGAATGAATGgttaatccagtggcgtagcagggggggctgccacccggggcagggcggttcgccgttgcacccccccccccccgggtgcagcacaatgacatcctcccctcggcgcatcgacacccccgaccagctcccgcaccctacctttaaaaagaatgtcagAATCTGAGGCGTGGCGCagcacctcgcgcctgccctgcacataaaagaaatgtggaccgtcagacctttcctcactctgtctgtctcgcccttgcggaaataggaagttgcatcagcggagggcgggacagatagagtgagggaaggcccgacggtccacatttgttttatgtgcagggcaggcgcgaggcgctgcgccttgccTCGGATTctgacattctttttaaaggtaggatgcGGGGGCTGGtcgggggtgtcgatgcgccgagggggagggagctggcagggagcacccccccccctgagctgacacctggggcggaccgcccctcctgccccccccttgctatgccactgggttaATCACCACCTTTCAGATGAATTTTTATCTGGATTAACACAAATAATTAAGCAAATATGATATGAACATGCAAAAGGCAATGATTAACCCAATTGTTGCACTGAGAGATTGATATGAAGGGAAgcattgggagggggagagagaagggatacCTGAGATTTATGAAACTGAAAGAACTGGTCATGTGCTTTGGCACGTGTTAGCATCTTATTCTGCAAGACTGCCACTAGAACACATTTGGACAGAAGTTCAGGAGGCCGCATCAGTCCTGGAATAGATCCAAGGAAGGGACCTGAGTGGCCTCAGAAACTTGCGTTCAACAAGAAAATTTTGTTGGCCCAATAAAAGTTATCATATTCTACACAGAATTCCACTAAGGTGTCACCAATGTACCTTCAGACAAAATGACACGTATGAATGAACCCGCTCTGGATATTTTGCTTTATTCCAGAGTTTGTACAAGTGTATCAGGGTTTACTAACTGTTATGTCTTTTACTGGAACATGTGACAGCTCTTTATAGATAGGTCTTTGAGATAGGAATTGAGATGTCTAGGTTGGGACATTTTCAGTTTCTGCTGTATTTTGCAAAAAGCTCTGACGAAGACTCGAGACACCTGTACTATATGGTCTCCCCTTGCATCTTAGTTGGTGGGAGAGAATTGAGACTTTCAAAATGGTCATTGCTCCACGTATTCTGTATATAATGAGTATGCTTCCATTCCAATTTCCTAAGTCCTTTTTTTAAGGTTTTAGATAATATTATTTCTTCTTTTCTAtggaaaaataagcctgctagaatTTCATTATCTAAATTACGTATGCCACGCCATTTAAGAGGTTTGAAATTGCCAGACTTTTTATATCAACAGGCATTTTTACTAAAAGGAGTAGTAGCAtggcttaacatagtaacatagtagatgacggcagaaaaagacctgcacggtccatccagtctgcccaacaagacaactcatgtgtgctacttttgtgtataccctactttgatttgtacctgtgctcttcagggcacagaccgtataagtctgcccagcactagccccgcctcccaaccaccggctctggcatagaccgtataagtctgcccagcactatccccgcctcccaccagcggctctggcacagaccgtataagtctgcccagcgctatccctgcctcccaacctccagtcctgcctcccaccactggctctggcacagaccgtataagtctgccccgcactatccccgcctcccaacctccagccccgcctcccactaccggctctgctatccaatctcggttaagctcctgttGTTCTAGTGTGCCTGCTCCTGCATGGCTTCCTTGGGAACAAAAGATGACTCATCCTCTTTCATTAGACTTTCTACCTTTATTATCATCTTCCGTCATAGTTACCTCATGGCCCATTATTTATGACATGCTCAAGGCTCCTATTTTTTTAGATTCTACTTGTGAAATATCCTTGTCCTCTTCTCAGATGGCATCACTTTGGAGTCATGCTCACATAAAAATTGGTTCTTCTTTTATTTGGAAGGAGAGGATTTCCTGTGGAATATATTGTACTAGCTGTTGAGcctgtgaaaacgggctacttttggaatgggggggtttccgagccccccccccccagagtcgctgctgccgcccctccacccggcccgagcagcactgtaaacttacatcaccacgcagcagcaggcacatcagcaaagctgccatcggggcgggcttccttctctgcctgtgtcccgcccttgtgtgacgtaatgtcggcgagggcgggacaaaggcagagaaggaagcccgacggcagctttgctgatgtgcctgctgctgcgtggtgatgtaagttcacagtgctcgggccagatggaggggcggcggcgactccgggggagggggggagggggagcggttccgacatctgcagcatgccagtagagacttccctctctgtcacgtattgaagcgggggcagggcagagagggaagtctctactgcgcatttgcgagtgagtacggtcactcgccgtttatatgtttgataattgcTCTGTGTTCTGACACTAATATTATCTCTTTTAAAGAGCTAATGCAAAAATTTCACCTGCCTAATACTCAATATTTTAGGTATTTACAATTGAAGTCTGCACTTGCCAAATGGCTGAGGAAGTATTATAATGCACAATTAAACCCTGgcatttttcaaatatttgactcTATAACTAAAACAAAGGGAATAGCTTCACAATTTTATTCTGTACTCCTACCATTTAGTCATTCGAAAATTGTGGCTCTTCAAGATATATGGGACAAGGGACACTAACTATGCCATGTCTGATAAGTTATGGAAATGGTTTTGGATTAAATCTATGAAACCTAAccgcttagcagagtttaaaaaggggttggacggtttcctaaaggaaaccgGTATTAGCCAAATTTTGTCAAATTTCAACTGTGAATTAACTCCTTGATAAACCTGCCTGTTTTGTTCTTCTTTAACCGTCTGTAATGGCATTCTATATTTAAGGATATTGCATTTTATAGAACTTTTTATGACATCCTGGTTaggactgtgttttttttttatttgtatattttttgaaaacttaataaatacatttgaactttaaaaaaaaagctctgacgaatgcatagtgttttgtagctTATGTATAAAGCCACGCAGGAGTAACATATGATGTGGTAGCACGTACATTGGGAGCAGCATCAACACAGCATCTTCCATATGGAAGTGCTGgcactcactcaaacataaaaCCAATAGTTCCCCtcgttacctctctaccctcatctccccttaagttcctacccgaaacctccattcacaggacaaatccctcctctcagtactcttctcctccaccgccaactccaggccccgccctttctgcctcgcctcaccctatgcttggaataaactccccgagtccatacgccaagccccctccttgcccatcttcaaatccttgctcaaagcacacctctttaatgttgcattcggcacctaaccattatacctctattcaggaaatctagactgccccaacttgacatttcgtcctttagattgtaagctcctttgagcagggactgtccttctttgttaaactgtacagcgctgcgtaaccctagtagcgctttagaaatgttaagtagtagtagtacttccatGTATGTTAGCAAACACCTatacatatagggccagattctatatatggtgtctgaaaaagccacgcagaaaacatttccacctaagcgtattctataagcagtgccctgctctgccctgcccactTGCATGACATCAGCAAAGGGAAGCCAGTGGACTGGGTGCGCTGACTTTTTCCTTGTGCCCAGTGTGACCGCACCGGCTGCACACAACTAGCCTACAGCCCTGTGTGGGATGGATGGAGATGGTTTCTTTACTGAGATGCTTTAATCCAGTTTAATGACCATGTCTCCCATTTCAGTGCTCTTCATACCAGTCTGTTTGATCCCGGGGCCAGCCTCGTCCTCCCAAACCACAGTAGCATCCATAGCCTATGTAAGCCAGGGCAGAGCGTCCTGTGCTGCACTGAATTGCTCCAGCAAGTTCAATGAGTCCTCTTGTTTTTACAACATGGGATTTTCCAGGGCTTACTTTcaaaactgaaataaataaataaaagaaaggaaacagtTATGAAATGTACCTGAATGTTAGCTTACCAGATTTAAAACTGCAGATTTAAAACTGCAAGAGAGTGCAGCCTGCTTGTGTGACTGCTACAGGAAGGCACATCATGAGGGAAAAGTTGCTGACAATCTCTATGTCAGTAGCATGGTCAACACATATTAAGTCCCCGGTAATGGAAGTGATAGAGTAGCCTACTGGTCACCAGTGGACTAAGAACCAGTGAAGCAAGGATTCAAATCAAATtaacactccttgtgatcttgaggtacaaaattagactacAAGCCATATCTCCTCAACCTCAAATTTAACTACCACTACTAATGATGATAATATTGcaactacttaccatttctatagctcaATTAGGTGTGCATCAAGGCACAGAAGAGAAACTCCCTGTTCTGGGGAGCTAATATCCAGTTGAAACACATAGACAAGACAGACACTTTTCTAGTAATCACTTCATTATTACAGTAAACATGTTTAAATTTCCAAAAATTTGGTTCTCTCTTGACAAGTTCAAGGATGTTGGTTGTTCTTGCTTTATTACTGTTTGCTGTCTTCTTGGTTGATGGTGTTTTCTGGCAATTGTCTGGATTGGAATTATGTCATTTTGGTTCTGTTTCTCTTTTCAATAAACGTATTTGAAACAACATATATATATTGAAAAGCTAGTATCTTTAAGAATCAGGAGTTTCGGCTTCAAACGCAATCTTGACAAGATGTTGTTAGCTAGGCCTTGAATCCAGCTACAGTAACTCAGGAGAGCTGTTCCaggcttaggggctcttttaccaaactgcggtaaaaagtgaccttagcgcgTGCTTACGACGGTCATTTTTCCTGCATGGGTAAAACGGccgaatttcctttttttttttttttgttccaattaatggccacacatgaattttcccattagcacatggccattagcacgtgaatcccctattttgtaggcggtaagggctcacgtgctaaccacatgctaatcggttagtgtacAGCAATGCTCatgtgttaactgattagcatagaacaTGCCTACTCGCCGCTCTCAGAcccacccccagcactaaaaaatacattttattttttagcacatggataGCACACACACATGGATGCCTGAGCGCACCTAGTGGTACATCATTTTAAGCTGTTGTAAGCATGGACCTCTTAATTTACCAAATGAGAGGAAATATGGATTCTACaaatagcaatggaggagaagcagaactgccaagttacccagttccaggagggaggctttttggccagtcctagttTTGAACTTGCAGGCGGCTGAGTTCTATCAGCAAGGTCATGGAGACCTAGAACGTCAACTGTTGAGCAATTGCTCACTAGTCTTGGTAACTGCTTAGATTATTACAAAGCCTGATAGAGGAGAAGAAGGCTGGGTGTTGGACTGAAACTGGGAACTTGTATGTTCATCTGCCAAGAAGGATACAGAACTAAAAGGGAAAGCAATAAACCAAATTTCTATAGGTGCTCGAGCTTCTATTACTGGCCACTGGACTATCTCCTGAGCATTGCGAGCTGGAATCATAGGAATCAGCTTTGTGAGTGCCAGTGAGTCCTGAACAGCCCCAATATTGAGCTCTTCCACTGTGTCCAGGAGGGGTCACCtgtattatggggcccttttactaagccacttaggtgcctacacgcgcccaatatgcgccaattcggaactaccacccagctactgtgtgaCCTGGGCAGTAATCTcatttttttacgtgcgtccagtacgcttgctggaaaatttccggcatgtggtgctaaccaggcggtaatcggcaatgTATGCACGCcaacaattaccacctggttaatgcttgagaccttaccactaagtcaatgggtggcggtaaggtctcaggcccaaaatgaacgcacactaatttttattttaccgcacgcccatttttggcccccccaaaaggtcttttttgcagatgcgctgaaaaatggacctgcgcgcatccaatacacgtgtctacaccagcacaggccatttttcagcacaccttagtaaaaagacccctaggtTTGGCccacccaatcattttgaaatgttggtgtcTACGGCTGGACAGACTGAGTGAGTCAATTtgtcttttctgccatcattgaTTATCTTGTTGAGTTACTCTATTCCCCTGATATCAGTTTATTAATGTCAGGGATGGATTTCTGTATAAGCTAgacaatctatttatttatttgtagcatttgtatcccacattttcccaccaatttgcaggctcaatgtggcttacatctgccgtaatggcggttgccatttccgggtaacagaatcaCAAATGGTATTGCGGTAAGGTGCAATCATACATGGTAACATTCATGGAAAATACATGGAACATATATGGAACAGCTTAGGGCCTCACATTACAAGGGGCCTCGtttcacaaaaaataaaatgaaatgtatTTGTAAATGAAAATTACAGTATAAAAAAACTCACAATTATTGCTTCTATGATAAACTATTGCtgttgttaaatgtatatatatatatatatatatattttttttttttttttacttatctaTTAAACCTAAAATTTACTTCCTACTTAGTCAAAGGAGAGGGTGGATCATAAATGTATTAACTAGGCCGGGGGCCACAATTAACATAAATCTAACCCTGATATTTATTAAAACATGTTATATTAAGGTTAACTAGCTAAAACAAAAGTCAAAATTCAAAGTACATCAATAAAGACAACTAGAATCACAGTCAACCAACATgttacattcccccccccccctcagctatcCCCCAAATCCAACTCTGATTAATGGAGCTCCttttcacttagggggtcttttacaaaggtgcactagcatttttagtgtgtgctcaccatgtagatgcctataatattcctacaTGTATTTACactgttagcgcgtgctaaaaacgctggcgcatctttgtaaaaggggtacTTAGCTAGCAGAATCAAGGAGCATCCATGGGCTAGGTGAAGCATATTGGTTCCCCAAACTCCACAGAGGGAGAAAACGTCTGAGGTACTCAGTACAAGTCACAGTGAAAAGAAAGGCGCTCGGAATAAAACCTTTATTGGGTAACATATTGCAAGTAGAAAAAACTCAGTACAAGTAGGGTAGCCAATCTTGGTACCATCCTGATGGACTGTGGTGATGGAAGAATGGGGAATCTGAGtgtattttaaagatttttagtTTCATTTCAGTTACTCCGCTCTGCAGATAGATCTCTCCTGTCTATCCCCTTCTCCTatattgctaattccagactctgttccttttatctcgctgcacctcacgcctggaatagacttcccgagtctgtgcgtctagccccatctttggccgttttcaagtccaggttaaaagcccacctatttgacactgcttttgactcctagccacttcTCACTTGCCCTATACCCCTCCTCTTAAATTTCCTTaccccttagttgttctgtctacctgtcttatttagattgtgaactctttgagcagggattgtcttttcgtgtatggtgtacagcgctgcgtatgccttgtagcgctatagacatgataagtagtactagtagtatatAATTGGAGT
Coding sequences:
- the PLA2G10 gene encoding group 10 secretory phospholipase A2; amino-acid sequence: MEPRALLLLLLQAVLKVSPGKSHVVKTRGLIELAGAIQCSTGRSALAYIGYGCYCGLGGRGWPRDQTDWCCHKHDCCYEMAELAGCSPKMGRYQWTCEDEVVECETLDDRCEKILCKCDSEAAKCLSKAPYNLKNIFWPDFLCGRDHPTCSYH